Proteins encoded within one genomic window of Amycolatopsis sp. 2-15:
- a CDS encoding Fur family transcriptional regulator: MTSTPHSAAPSAPTPNSNPAPVPGRRSTKQRAAVVDLLSTVDDFRSAQELHDELRKRGDGIGLTTVYRTLQSLSEAGEIDVLRTDSGEAIYRRCSTHHHHHLVCRVCGRTVEVEGPAVERWAEKIASEHGFSEISHTVEITGTCAEHAG, encoded by the coding sequence ATGACCTCGACCCCCCACTCGGCGGCCCCATCGGCGCCCACCCCGAACTCCAACCCGGCCCCGGTGCCCGGGCGCCGCTCGACCAAGCAGCGCGCGGCGGTGGTCGACCTGCTCAGCACGGTCGACGACTTCCGCTCCGCGCAGGAGCTGCACGACGAGCTGCGCAAGCGCGGCGACGGCATCGGCCTGACCACCGTGTACCGCACGCTGCAGTCGCTGTCGGAGGCCGGCGAGATCGACGTGCTGCGCACCGACTCCGGCGAGGCGATCTACCGCCGCTGCTCCACGCACCACCACCATCATCTCGTGTGCCGCGTGTGCGGGCGCACGGTGGAGGTCGAGGGCCCCGCCGTGGAGCGCTGGGCCGAGAAAATCGCCTCCGAGCACGGATTCTCCGAAATCAGCCACACCGTGGAGATCACGGGCACCTGCGCCGAACACGCGGGCTGA
- a CDS encoding sensor histidine kinase, which produces MIGHRGGPNKIGWPIFAVLFLLPFLVPVTRELATGGEPLWTRVLMALLVYGYGACYVVFPTVFRKPRQVKLTFGAVMLALGLLATLLVDTSPYILLYATATLAFLFPAGWAAILDTLALGAVAVVLLADGRIQTDGGDLISVGAITLAMFFMANLVRAVRRLELANQEIATLAVANERQRVARDLHDLLGHSLTTITVKAGLARRVLESSGDVGRAVEEIREVEGLTRSALSDVRLTVSEYREVSLAAELAGARAALRAAEIEADLPYAVDNVLPQLQSTFGYVLREAVTNVLRHSGAERVGVRFGRDWLEVADDGAGAEAAQGNGLRGLTERVGGVGGTLHSGPRPGGGWVVRAEVPEAEPPAVQAVRAEPAGGLA; this is translated from the coding sequence ATGATCGGGCACCGGGGAGGTCCGAACAAGATCGGCTGGCCGATCTTCGCGGTGCTCTTCCTGCTGCCCTTCCTCGTCCCGGTCACCCGCGAGCTCGCCACGGGTGGCGAGCCGCTGTGGACGCGGGTGCTGATGGCGCTGCTGGTTTACGGCTACGGCGCGTGTTACGTGGTCTTCCCGACGGTGTTCCGCAAGCCGCGGCAGGTGAAGCTCACGTTCGGTGCCGTGATGCTGGCGCTGGGCCTGCTCGCGACGCTGCTGGTGGACACGAGCCCGTACATCCTGCTCTACGCGACGGCCACGCTCGCCTTCCTCTTCCCGGCGGGCTGGGCCGCGATCCTCGACACGCTGGCGCTGGGTGCGGTGGCCGTGGTGCTGCTGGCCGACGGCCGGATCCAAACCGACGGCGGTGATCTGATCTCGGTCGGCGCGATCACGCTGGCGATGTTCTTCATGGCCAACCTCGTCCGGGCGGTGCGCCGGCTGGAGCTGGCCAACCAGGAGATCGCCACGCTCGCGGTGGCCAACGAGCGCCAGCGCGTGGCCCGCGACCTGCACGACCTGCTGGGCCACAGCCTCACCACGATCACGGTGAAGGCCGGTTTGGCGCGGCGGGTGCTGGAGAGCTCCGGCGACGTCGGGCGCGCGGTCGAGGAGATCCGCGAGGTCGAGGGACTGACCCGCAGCGCGCTGTCGGACGTGCGGCTGACCGTGTCGGAGTACCGCGAGGTGTCGCTGGCCGCGGAGCTCGCCGGGGCGCGCGCGGCGCTGCGGGCGGCGGAGATCGAGGCGGACTTGCCCTACGCCGTGGACAACGTGCTGCCACAGCTGCAGAGCACCTTCGGATACGTGCTGCGCGAAGCGGTCACCAACGTGTTGCGCCACTCCGGGGCCGAGCGCGTCGGCGTGCGGTTCGGGCGCGACTGGCTCGAGGTGGCCGACGACGGCGCCGGGGCCGAAGCGGCGCAGGGCAACGGGCTGCGCGGGCTCACCGAACGCGTCGGCGGCGTCGGGGGGACGCTGCACAGCGGGCCGCGGCCCGGGGGAGGATGGGTGGTCCGGGCGGAGGTTCCGGAAGCTGAGCCGCCGGCCGTCCAGGCCGTGCGTGCCGAACCCGCGGGAGGACTTGCGTGA
- a CDS encoding ABC transporter permease, which translates to MNPSYLAVEIKRLFRSMRFLIFVVAFPVLMFLLQANVFTKASDPDHAAIVAVVMVNMMAFGMFAAATTNGARLAIERASGWQRQLRLTPLSGASYLGGKAVSGLLVGLPALLLVPLVAIFIEHVHLGGGDWLRIIAGLWLGTIPLVLLGLLLGQLATPESLQPISMIVMLGMGFLGGLWIPIESMPSWMHDVAQLLPTYWLIGLVRPAVTNELLVSFPTAVAVLAGWAVVLGALVIRRYRKDSARV; encoded by the coding sequence ATGAACCCGTCCTACCTGGCCGTCGAGATCAAGCGGCTGTTCCGTTCCATGCGGTTCCTCATCTTCGTCGTCGCTTTCCCGGTGTTGATGTTCTTGTTGCAGGCCAACGTTTTCACCAAGGCGAGCGACCCGGACCACGCGGCGATCGTGGCCGTGGTCATGGTCAACATGATGGCGTTCGGAATGTTCGCCGCCGCCACGACCAACGGAGCCCGGCTCGCGATCGAGCGCGCGAGTGGCTGGCAGCGACAGCTGCGGCTGACCCCGCTCTCGGGGGCTTCGTACCTCGGCGGCAAGGCCGTGTCCGGCCTGCTCGTGGGGCTGCCCGCGCTGTTGCTGGTGCCACTCGTGGCGATCTTCATCGAACACGTGCACCTCGGCGGCGGTGACTGGCTGCGGATCATCGCCGGCCTGTGGCTCGGCACCATCCCGCTCGTGCTGCTGGGCCTGCTGCTCGGCCAGCTCGCCACGCCGGAGTCGCTGCAGCCCATCTCGATGATCGTGATGCTCGGCATGGGTTTCCTCGGCGGCCTGTGGATCCCGATCGAGAGCATGCCCTCGTGGATGCACGACGTCGCGCAGCTGCTGCCCACCTACTGGCTGATCGGGCTGGTGCGCCCGGCCGTGACCAACGAGCTGCTCGTGAGCTTCCCGACCGCGGTCGCGGTGCTGGCGGGCTGGGCCGTGGTCCTCGGAGCGCTCGTGATCAGGCGATACCGTAAGGACAGCGCCCGGGTCTGA
- a CDS encoding ABC transporter ATP-binding protein, whose translation METTQATRGTRDVAAGAAVRLSGLRKHYGEVRAVDGVELTIAPGEVVALLGPNGAGKSTTVDMILGLSKPDAGEVTVFGKTPGDAVRAGMIGAMLQGGTLLDDLTVRETVRMVAKLHRTPMPLEQALRQAGIDDIADRRANKLSGGQKQRVRFAVALVSDPDLLVLDEPTAAMDVGTRREFWKSMYSFTESGRTVLFATHYLEEAEEFADRVVLMRSGRVVADGSVAQVRALAGGRTIRAVLPDATGETERLVATLPAVTDFELRGERAAISSSDSDATLRALMAAVPAVHDIEISAVGLEGAFLSLTAEDHTEPEEAAR comes from the coding sequence ATGGAAACCACACAGGCCACGCGCGGGACGCGGGACGTCGCGGCGGGGGCCGCCGTTCGGTTGAGCGGGTTGAGGAAGCACTACGGCGAGGTGCGGGCCGTCGATGGGGTCGAGCTGACGATCGCGCCGGGGGAGGTGGTGGCGCTGCTCGGGCCGAATGGCGCGGGCAAGTCCACCACCGTCGACATGATCTTGGGGCTCAGCAAGCCCGACGCGGGTGAGGTCACGGTGTTCGGCAAGACGCCGGGCGACGCGGTGCGCGCCGGGATGATCGGGGCGATGCTGCAGGGCGGCACTCTTCTCGACGACCTGACCGTGCGCGAGACGGTGCGCATGGTCGCGAAGCTGCACCGCACGCCGATGCCGCTCGAGCAGGCGCTGCGGCAGGCGGGGATCGACGACATCGCCGACCGGCGGGCCAACAAGCTCTCCGGCGGGCAGAAGCAGCGGGTGCGCTTCGCCGTCGCGCTGGTGTCGGACCCCGATCTGCTGGTGCTCGACGAGCCGACGGCGGCCATGGACGTGGGCACGCGGCGCGAGTTCTGGAAATCCATGTACTCCTTCACCGAGAGCGGCCGCACGGTGCTGTTCGCGACGCATTACCTGGAGGAGGCCGAGGAGTTCGCCGACCGGGTGGTGCTGATGCGGTCCGGCCGGGTCGTCGCCGACGGGTCGGTCGCGCAGGTGCGCGCACTGGCCGGCGGCCGCACCATCCGCGCGGTGCTGCCGGATGCCACCGGGGAGACCGAACGTCTCGTGGCGACGCTGCCCGCGGTGACCGACTTCGAGCTGCGCGGCGAGCGCGCCGCGATCTCCAGCAGCGATTCGGACGCCACGCTGCGAGCGCTGATGGCCGCCGTGCCGGCCGTGCACGACATCGAGATCAGCGCCGTCGGCCTCGAAGGCGCGTTCCTTTCGCTGACCGCGGAAGACCACACCGAACCGGAAGAAGCAGCCCGATGA
- a CDS encoding class F sortase — MQGTQERPARTKWVLGAVGAVVVAALVVALLIFTGKDEPGLASGAASVPVPAAGAGAAQQSAQKQADPGQTPGTVLLPGGGTAKLVQEPVGDDGALVIPQSLAEAAWWGSGLGADQGVTLFSGHVNWKGRTGPFDQLWQVEQGQAVTVTDTSGGKWSYRVDEVRTIHKSGLAAESAKLFSPDGPHKLVLVTCGGDYVGGTEGYDDNRVVTASLTGRP; from the coding sequence ATGCAAGGGACACAGGAACGGCCCGCGAGGACCAAGTGGGTACTGGGCGCCGTCGGGGCCGTGGTGGTGGCGGCGCTCGTCGTCGCCCTCCTGATCTTCACCGGAAAGGATGAACCCGGTCTCGCCAGCGGCGCGGCTTCTGTACCGGTACCGGCGGCGGGAGCGGGTGCGGCGCAGCAGTCGGCACAGAAGCAGGCCGACCCGGGGCAGACGCCCGGCACCGTGCTGCTGCCCGGCGGCGGCACCGCGAAACTCGTGCAGGAACCCGTGGGTGACGACGGCGCGCTGGTGATCCCGCAGAGCCTCGCCGAAGCCGCGTGGTGGGGCTCGGGCCTGGGCGCCGACCAGGGCGTCACGCTGTTCTCCGGGCACGTGAACTGGAAGGGCCGCACCGGGCCGTTCGACCAGCTGTGGCAGGTGGAGCAGGGCCAGGCCGTGACGGTCACCGACACCTCGGGCGGCAAGTGGAGCTACCGCGTCGACGAGGTCCGCACGATCCACAAGTCCGGGCTCGCCGCGGAGTCCGCGAAGCTGTTTTCCCCGGACGGGCCCCACAAACTGGTGCTCGTCACGTGCGGCGGCGACTACGTCGGCGGCACCGAGGGCTACGACGACAACCGGGTCGTCACGGCGTCGCTGACGGGCCGGCCCTGA
- a CDS encoding ArsR/SmtB family transcription factor: MAPASTGALSAGTGTSGDPATAPAGPIEAPASGPLGPSGSALADAGDLLRALAAPVRIAIVLQLREADRCVHELVDALDVAQPLISQHLRVLKTAGVVQGERRGREVVYRLVDDHLAHIVVDAVTHVQEGK, encoded by the coding sequence ATGGCACCGGCCAGCACAGGCGCTCTTTCGGCCGGCACCGGCACGTCCGGTGACCCGGCGACAGCGCCGGCCGGCCCGATCGAGGCTCCCGCATCGGGTCCGCTGGGTCCGTCGGGCTCCGCGCTCGCCGACGCCGGTGATCTGCTGCGCGCGCTCGCCGCCCCCGTCCGGATCGCCATCGTGCTGCAGCTGCGCGAGGCCGACCGGTGTGTCCACGAGCTGGTGGACGCCCTCGACGTCGCTCAGCCGCTGATCAGCCAGCACCTGCGGGTGCTGAAGACGGCGGGCGTGGTGCAGGGTGAGCGCCGGGGCCGGGAAGTCGTGTACCGCCTGGTGGACGACCACCTGGCCCACATCGTCGTCGACGCGGTCACCCACGTGCAGGAAGGGAAGTGA
- a CDS encoding TIGR03943 family putative permease subunit, which yields MRRETQNVLLILLGGALVKIAVNGDYLRYVKPAQQPWIIAGGVVMLVLGAVAILRDLVAARATVKAAAPESSPAGHEAHDHVDDGHGHAHPARSAWLLVVPVLAVFLVAPPALGADSVTRTTARVPQSAATTSAAAFPPLPAGKVVELAMNEVVTRAGWDSNGTMNGRTIGMSGFVVHEGSTTLLARLVISCCAADAAPVTVHLKGGGADRFPSDTWLRVTGQVVPGTANENNSYTPDFVPATVERIAAPKDPYEY from the coding sequence ATGAGGCGTGAAACGCAGAACGTGCTGCTGATCCTGCTCGGCGGGGCGCTGGTGAAGATCGCGGTGAACGGCGACTACCTGCGCTACGTCAAGCCCGCGCAGCAGCCGTGGATCATCGCGGGCGGCGTGGTGATGCTGGTGCTCGGCGCGGTCGCGATCCTGCGTGACCTCGTGGCGGCGCGGGCCACGGTGAAGGCGGCGGCGCCGGAGTCCTCACCGGCCGGTCATGAAGCCCACGACCACGTCGACGACGGCCACGGGCATGCCCACCCCGCGCGCTCGGCCTGGCTGCTGGTGGTGCCCGTGCTCGCGGTGTTCCTCGTGGCCCCGCCCGCGCTCGGCGCCGACTCGGTCACGCGCACCACGGCGCGCGTGCCGCAGAGCGCCGCGACCACGTCCGCGGCCGCGTTCCCGCCGTTGCCGGCGGGCAAGGTCGTGGAGCTGGCGATGAACGAGGTCGTCACGCGCGCGGGCTGGGACTCCAACGGGACGATGAACGGCCGCACCATCGGCATGTCCGGGTTCGTCGTGCACGAGGGCAGCACCACGCTGCTCGCGCGCCTGGTGATCAGCTGCTGCGCCGCCGACGCCGCACCCGTCACCGTGCACCTGAAGGGCGGCGGCGCCGACCGGTTCCCGAGCGACACCTGGCTGCGGGTCACCGGGCAGGTCGTGCCCGGCACGGCCAACGAGAACAACTCGTACACGCCCGATTTCGTGCCGGCGACCGTCGAGCGGATCGCCGCACCGAAGGACCCGTACGAGTACTGA
- a CDS encoding YdcF family protein, whose protein sequence is MRTPPTWANWLRRIAFGAVLVVLAVVGGTAFRVWQVARENDRTPADVIVVLGAAQYNGKPSGIFTARLEKARQLYDAGVAKTVVTAGGKKAADNFTEAAAGARWLTQHGVPASATLAVGEGSDTLRSLRAVADQVQARGWHTAVLVSDPWHSYRARTMAADLGLDAWTAPTHSGPIVQERVTQVRYIFRETGALLFYELTKSPADELFDTFMG, encoded by the coding sequence ATGAGAACACCACCCACGTGGGCGAACTGGCTGCGCCGCATCGCGTTCGGCGCGGTGCTCGTGGTGCTCGCCGTCGTCGGCGGTACGGCGTTTCGCGTGTGGCAGGTCGCGCGCGAGAACGACCGCACGCCGGCCGACGTGATCGTGGTGCTGGGGGCCGCGCAGTACAACGGCAAGCCGTCGGGCATCTTCACCGCACGGCTGGAGAAGGCGCGCCAGCTCTACGACGCGGGTGTCGCGAAGACCGTGGTGACCGCTGGGGGCAAGAAGGCGGCTGACAACTTCACCGAGGCCGCGGCCGGCGCGCGGTGGCTGACGCAGCACGGCGTGCCCGCGTCCGCGACGCTGGCGGTCGGCGAGGGCAGCGACACGCTGCGGAGCCTGCGGGCCGTGGCCGACCAGGTGCAGGCGCGCGGCTGGCACACGGCGGTGCTCGTGAGCGACCCGTGGCACTCCTACCGCGCGCGGACGATGGCGGCGGACCTCGGCCTCGACGCGTGGACCGCGCCGACGCACAGCGGCCCGATCGTGCAGGAGCGCGTGACGCAGGTCCGCTACATCTTCCGCGAGACGGGCGCGCTGCTGTTCTACGAGCTCACGAAATCGCCGGCCGACGAGCTGTTCGACACGTTCATGGGCTGA
- a CDS encoding response regulator transcription factor encodes MIRVLLADDQAMVRGALATVLGLEADIEVVAQVGSGDEVLAAAKEAAPDVALLDVQMPGKDGLAAAAELHAALPSCRVIICTTFGRPGYLARAMAAGAAGFVVKDAPPEQLVEAVRRVHSGLRVVDPALAAESLATGASPLTGREGDVLSTARDGSTVADIAKALFLSEGTVRNHLSAAIGKTGARTRAEAVRLAEERGWL; translated from the coding sequence GTGATCCGCGTTCTGCTGGCCGACGACCAGGCGATGGTGCGCGGAGCCCTGGCCACCGTGCTCGGGCTGGAGGCCGACATCGAGGTCGTGGCGCAGGTCGGGTCGGGCGACGAGGTGCTGGCCGCGGCGAAGGAGGCGGCGCCGGACGTCGCGCTGCTCGACGTGCAGATGCCCGGCAAGGACGGTCTCGCCGCGGCCGCGGAGCTGCACGCCGCGCTGCCCTCGTGCCGTGTGATCATCTGCACGACCTTCGGCCGGCCCGGGTACCTGGCGCGGGCGATGGCCGCGGGCGCCGCCGGGTTCGTGGTGAAGGACGCGCCGCCGGAGCAGCTCGTGGAGGCCGTCCGGCGAGTCCACAGTGGACTGCGGGTGGTGGATCCCGCGCTGGCGGCCGAATCGCTGGCGACCGGGGCGAGCCCGCTCACCGGGCGGGAGGGCGACGTCCTCTCGACCGCGCGCGACGGCAGCACCGTCGCGGACATCGCGAAGGCGCTGTTCCTCTCGGAAGGCACTGTGCGCAACCACCTTTCGGCCGCGATCGGCAAGACGGGCGCCCGCACGCGCGCCGAGGCCGTGCGGCTGGCGGAGGAACGCGGCTGGCTGTGA
- a CDS encoding permease has protein sequence MKTLVDNAPEQKRRARRIRVSSIEILCAVLLVAILAQGRLQDLFDVPALRTGSTVFVAVCVQALPFLVLGVLISGAIAAFVPARVLERVLPKRAGAAVGVAGLAGVALPGCECASVPVARRLIGQGVAPAAALTFLLAAPAVNPVVLVATAVAFPGRPEMVLARFLGSLATSMVMGWIWARWGKLSWITERALRRLPDVEPGQRWKVFAETARTDLVEAGGFLVLGALISATLNVLVPAQWFGVLADQVVVGVIVMAVLAVVLALCSEADAFVAASLTAVPLLPKLVFLVVGPAIDVKLFALQAGTFGKSFAVRFAPVTFVVALACGTVVGALLLGGAR, from the coding sequence GTGAAAACCCTTGTCGACAACGCGCCCGAGCAGAAGCGGCGCGCGCGGCGGATCCGGGTCAGCTCGATCGAGATCCTCTGCGCGGTGCTGCTCGTTGCGATCCTCGCGCAGGGCCGGTTGCAGGACCTGTTCGACGTGCCCGCGCTGCGCACGGGCTCGACGGTGTTTGTGGCCGTGTGTGTGCAGGCGCTGCCGTTCCTCGTGCTCGGCGTGCTGATCAGCGGTGCGATCGCCGCGTTCGTGCCCGCGCGGGTGCTGGAACGCGTGCTGCCGAAGCGCGCGGGCGCGGCGGTGGGGGTCGCCGGGCTCGCCGGTGTCGCGCTGCCGGGGTGCGAGTGCGCGTCCGTGCCGGTGGCGCGGCGGCTGATCGGCCAGGGGGTCGCGCCGGCCGCGGCGCTCACCTTCCTGCTGGCCGCGCCCGCGGTGAACCCGGTGGTGCTGGTGGCCACGGCCGTCGCGTTCCCCGGGCGGCCGGAGATGGTGCTGGCGCGCTTTCTCGGTTCGCTCGCGACGTCGATGGTGATGGGCTGGATCTGGGCCCGCTGGGGCAAGCTCTCGTGGATCACCGAACGCGCGTTGCGGCGGCTGCCCGACGTCGAGCCGGGACAGCGCTGGAAGGTCTTCGCGGAGACGGCGCGCACGGATCTCGTCGAGGCCGGCGGATTTCTGGTCTTGGGGGCGCTGATCTCGGCGACGCTCAACGTGCTCGTGCCCGCTCAGTGGTTCGGGGTGCTGGCGGACCAGGTCGTGGTCGGCGTGATCGTGATGGCGGTGCTGGCCGTGGTGCTCGCGCTGTGCAGTGAGGCCGACGCGTTCGTGGCCGCCTCGCTCACGGCGGTGCCGCTGCTGCCGAAGCTCGTGTTCCTCGTGGTCGGCCCGGCGATCGACGTGAAGCTGTTCGCGCTGCAGGCCGGCACGTTCGGGAAGTCGTTCGCGGTGCGGTTCGCGCCGGTGACGTTCGTGGTGGCGCTGGCGTGCGGCACGGTCGTGGGCGCGTTGCTGCTGGGGGGTGCGCGATGA
- a CDS encoding glycine--tRNA ligase encodes MPANTIETVVSLCKRRGFVFPSGEIYGGTRSAWDYGPLGVELKDNIKRQWWKTMVQGREDVVGLDSSVILPRQVWVASGHVNVFTDPLIECLHCHKRFRADQLAEDYEGRTGKATSEDDLSDVPCPNCGTRGKYTAPRDFNMMLKTYLGPVESEEGLHYLRPETAQGIFVNFLNVQTASRKKPPFGIGQVGKSFRNEITPGNFIFRTREFEQMEMEFFVEPGEDERWHQYWIDERTKWYTDLGIKSENLRHFEHPKEKLSHYAKRTVDIEYRFDFNAGQEWGELEGIANRTDFDLTTHSNHSGVDLSFFDQASGQRYRPFVIEPAAGVGRSMMAFLVDSYDEEEVPNAKGGTDKRTVLHLDPRLAPFKAAVLPLSRNADLSPKARDLAATLRKHWNVDFDDAQAIGRRYRRQDEIGTPYCVTVDFDSLEDQAVTVRERDSMTQERIAIDKVVEYLAPRLLGC; translated from the coding sequence GTGCCCGCCAACACCATCGAAACCGTCGTCAGTCTGTGCAAGCGCCGTGGCTTCGTCTTCCCGTCGGGAGAGATCTACGGCGGCACCAGGTCGGCGTGGGACTACGGGCCTCTCGGCGTGGAGCTGAAGGACAACATCAAGCGCCAGTGGTGGAAGACCATGGTGCAGGGCCGGGAAGACGTGGTCGGGCTCGACTCGTCGGTGATCCTGCCGCGCCAGGTGTGGGTCGCCTCGGGCCACGTGAACGTGTTCACCGACCCGCTGATCGAGTGCCTCCACTGCCACAAGCGCTTCCGCGCCGACCAGCTCGCCGAGGACTACGAAGGCCGCACCGGCAAGGCGACGTCGGAGGACGACCTGTCCGACGTGCCGTGCCCCAACTGCGGCACGCGCGGCAAGTACACCGCGCCGCGCGACTTCAACATGATGCTCAAGACCTACCTCGGCCCGGTCGAGAGCGAGGAAGGCCTGCACTACCTCCGCCCGGAGACCGCGCAGGGCATCTTCGTGAACTTCCTGAACGTGCAGACGGCTTCGCGCAAGAAGCCGCCGTTCGGCATCGGCCAGGTCGGCAAGTCCTTCCGCAACGAGATCACGCCGGGCAACTTCATCTTCCGCACGCGCGAGTTCGAGCAGATGGAGATGGAGTTCTTCGTCGAGCCGGGCGAGGACGAGCGCTGGCACCAGTACTGGATCGACGAGCGCACCAAGTGGTACACCGACCTCGGCATCAAGTCGGAGAACCTGCGCCACTTCGAGCACCCCAAGGAAAAGCTCTCGCACTACGCGAAGCGCACCGTGGACATCGAGTACCGGTTCGACTTCAACGCGGGCCAGGAGTGGGGCGAGCTCGAGGGCATCGCCAACCGCACCGACTTCGACCTCACCACGCACTCGAACCACTCGGGCGTGGACCTGTCGTTCTTCGACCAGGCCTCGGGCCAGCGCTACCGCCCGTTCGTGATCGAACCGGCGGCGGGTGTCGGCCGCTCGATGATGGCCTTCCTCGTCGACTCCTACGACGAGGAAGAGGTCCCCAACGCCAAGGGCGGCACCGACAAGCGCACCGTGCTGCACCTCGACCCGCGGCTCGCGCCGTTCAAGGCCGCGGTGCTGCCGCTCTCGCGCAACGCCGACCTCTCGCCCAAGGCCCGCGACCTCGCCGCCACCCTGCGCAAGCACTGGAACGTCGACTTCGACGACGCGCAGGCCATCGGCCGCCGCTACCGCCGCCAGGACGAGATCGGCACCCCGTACTGCGTCACCGTGGACTTCGACTCGCTCGAAGACCAGGCCGTCACCGTCCGCGAACGCGACAGCATGACCCAGGAACGCATCGCGATCGACAAGGTCGTGGAGTACCTGGCGCCTCGGCTGCTCGGCTGCTGA
- a CDS encoding class F sortase, with protein sequence MLRTALAVVSAVVAVLALAAGVVVLTWGPAPVPAAAAEPPPGSLPGEDGAPAELPADGAAVGVQRPGSVRLPDGSEARLVRTEVTRDGILPIPRGLGDAAWWGARLGSKQGAAVLSGHVNWAGTKGPFDDLWRVRTGDNVSIVDSSGGRWLYRVTGAATVRKEQLPEQAPQWFAQSGPHRLVLVTCGGDYVGGTEGYDENRIVTANLVSRPD encoded by the coding sequence GTGCTGCGCACCGCGCTGGCCGTCGTGTCAGCGGTGGTCGCCGTGCTCGCGCTGGCCGCGGGCGTGGTCGTGCTGACCTGGGGCCCCGCGCCCGTGCCCGCCGCCGCGGCGGAACCGCCGCCCGGCTCGCTGCCGGGGGAGGACGGCGCGCCCGCCGAGCTGCCCGCGGACGGCGCCGCCGTGGGCGTGCAACGGCCCGGCAGCGTCCGGCTGCCCGACGGGTCGGAGGCCCGGCTCGTGCGCACCGAGGTGACGCGCGACGGGATCCTGCCGATCCCGCGTGGCCTCGGCGACGCCGCGTGGTGGGGCGCGCGCCTCGGCTCGAAGCAGGGCGCGGCCGTGCTGTCCGGTCACGTCAACTGGGCCGGCACGAAGGGACCGTTCGACGACCTGTGGCGCGTGCGCACGGGCGACAACGTGAGCATCGTCGACTCCTCGGGCGGGCGCTGGCTCTACCGCGTGACCGGTGCGGCGACCGTGCGCAAGGAGCAGCTCCCGGAGCAGGCGCCGCAGTGGTTCGCGCAGTCCGGGCCGCACCGGCTGGTGCTCGTGACGTGCGGCGGCGACTACGTCGGCGGCACCGAGGGCTACGACGAGAACCGCATCGTCACGGCGAACCTGGTCTCGCGTCCGGACTGA